One genomic segment of Francisella persica ATCC VR-331 includes these proteins:
- a CDS encoding rubredoxin, translating to MEYRKYICIVCGLIYDEAEGWPEDGIEPGTRWEDVPADWECPDCGVGKDEFELLEE from the coding sequence ATGGAATATAGAAAATACATTTGTATCGTTTGTGGTTTGATTTATGATGAAGCTGAAGGATGGCCAGAAGATGGTATCGAACCAGGTACTAGATGGGAAGATGTCCCAGCAGATTGGGAATGCCCTGACTGCGGTGTTGGTAAAGATGAGTTTGAGCTTCTAGAAGAATAA